The nucleotide window TGCATATCAAAGAGCATTAGTGAGACGGGCATGGAAACAACAGACATAGAAGGGTGTTTATTGTGTTTCCATTAGTCTTTACGTTTTGGCAGCCTGGTTTATAGGTCTGTTGGACCAGGGGTGATAGTTCATCTTCCATAATACTTTATGTTATGCTTGGTCATTTCGAAATGCCAGTGATGATGCCATCATTACTGCAGGATCACTATTATGGCAGGGAGAAATCGTATGCCTCGCCATGCTGATGGCTTTCGAGGTTATCGTGATGATCCTCGGCCTGTTATGCACCGTGGACCACAACCGTTTTCTATTCACCCTGCAGCTTTGGAAGAAGAACTTGCAATGCAGCACAGAGAAATGCAACGAATAATCGCTGAGAATCGGCTTGTAATTGATGATAATACCCTTCTTCAAAGGGAATTAACAGATGCAAAAGATGAGATTCATAGATTAGGGCAGGTCATACCCAAACTCCGGGCTGAGAAAGAGGCAGAGACTAGGGAGTTGATTGAGAGAGGATTAAAACTTGAAGCTGATCTCCGTGCTGTTGAGCCTGTAGGGGCAGAGGTTTTGCAATTGAGAGCTGAAATTCAGAAATTAAATGCTTTACGGCAGGAGTTGTCTACCCAAGTCCAAGGTCTCACTCAAGACGTCACTCGATTACAAGCTGAGAATCAGCAACTAGTTGCCATGAGGGCTGATATTGATGGCATGCAAAAAGAGCTTGTTGAGACAAGGTTAGATAGTGGACTTTTAATTAGTTTTCCTGCCGAAGTAATATTTTGTACTTTAGGAGGGAAGTTTGATACTTGATGAATTTTTGGCTAAGTTAGGAAATGCTTTATTTTGCATTGTATTTGAATTGATCAACACCTTTCTAGGAGAGCTTATGAATATGAGAGGAAAGCCAATGAAGAACAAGTTGAACAAAAGCAAGCAATGGAAAAGAACCTGATTTCCATGGCTCGTGAAATAGAGCAGCTACGAGCAGAGCAGATGAATGCAGGCAGGAGGGCACGGGGGCTAggtgaactctctctctctctctctctctccattttcttctctccatctttctttttctctctctagtgATTAGGTGTCTCATACTCTGGGATTTCTAGCGTACTGAACAAACCTCTGGAAGGCAAGTTGTTTTAACTCCTCTCATCTTTTGTATAGGTGGCGGGGGTTATGGAATGATGAGTGGAGGTCCTGAAATGAGATATTCCGGTGGTTCGTATGGCAATGTCTATAGAAATGGTTGGGGACCTTATGACAGGCCTGGACCACGGCGTTAATTTTTGCATAATTGGGGTTGCATGTCTGGGTAGAGTAAAAATGGACTCGTAGAGTCCACACACAGACTAACTTTATCAATATTAAGCGTTTGGTGGATGATCTGTAATGATGAAATTTTGAGTTGCCTGTTGCATAGTTTATGACACTTATTTATTCCAGCATTGTTTTGGTGGATGATCTGTAATGATGAAATTTTGAGTTGCCTGTTGCATAGTTTATGACACTTATTTCAGTTGCCTGTTGCATAGTTTATGACACTTATTTATTCCAGCATTGTTTTGGTGGATGATCTGTAATGATGAAATTTTGAGTTGCCTGTTGCATAGTTTATGAAACTTATTTATTCCAGCATTGTTTTAGATAATTGTAGTTAACAATTTCTTTGTTATTTGATACTCGGATTTGTAGTTAGAATACAGGATAAGAACTAAAAAGAAAGGTGTTCTTACCAGGGGCCACGGGTCCTTAAACAGTATGTATGTAGTACTGTAGTAACTTTGCTCGGTTATGATTTTTGAAAAGATGAATTTTGTGGCGGGTTCTCCTATATTAATATAAACGGAAAAACCCGATCAATTTCTTCACAAATTTTACTTGCCCTGCTTGTGATTCTCTGGTGTTGGTGAAGATGGAATCGCAGAAAAGTCAACTTGAGAAACAGCTTGCTGCAACAACCCCTAGTTCACCCGCTGCTGCAACTCCCACATCATGtcgaaagaagaagaatgaacaaGCCAATTTTCTGGAAGATGTGAAGGATCACATTGATGAATTTATCAATGCATCTATGGATGAACACGCGTCTTGCTTCAAGAAGACCATCAACAAGATGTTTAAAATGTCAAAGATTGTTGCTGAGAAGAATGCTGCTGATACCAAGGAAGTCGAAAGTTCGCTGCCCCTTCAAACAACAGTAGTAGACTAATATCATCTCTTGCATTCTCTGCTTCTGATACCTACCGAACTAAAACTTCGCTGTAGGATTAAGCAACAGAATTCGGGTGACGTTTaatcttttgttaaaattgTGGCTCTGCAATTTCATTTTGACCGAGTCGAAAATATATGCTTTTGCTACGATCAATCACAACTCTTATGGGGTGGATTTCGTAGTTGATAATGGTAGGACTGTTCTTGTGATATTTTCCTGTGGTTGACTTGGTATTTTTACCTAGTCACTGTTGGATTTGATCGGAATCAATTATGGAATAGTTTTGTATTTGTCTTTTTGGTGGAAACAGATGGAATCTGTTGATGGGATTTTACTCAGTAATTAATTTGTCGATGGGGTTTTGCTGCAATTCCTGCTGGGCATTCAGAGGGTCTTCATCATAGACTCGATAGTAATTAGCCATATAAAAAACACACCCAATAGAAAAGGAACAAGAAGAAAACGTTGCATTCCCTTGAAAACTAGCTTGTAACAATTTTCATTTGCCAATACATTAAAGCCTAACGCGTCTAATGCCAAAACAAACAAAGTTTCTATAACCAAGTCGATCGTTTTCCGTTTTGGTTAACCTAGAATTCCTAGACAATAAATATAACGGTGCCCTTCCTGCTCAATCTTTGGTACCAAATATCAAGCTAGAATTCCTAGAGAGTAAATTTAACACTGTCATTGTTGCTCAATCTTTGGTAATAGAATCATTGGGATTTTCCCTTTAGAACCTTAGAAATTGCTTGAATGGTTGATGGTGTTGTCCGGCAACAGCCTCCAATGAGCTTAGCACCTGAATCGCGCCATCTTGTCGCCAAGCATTCGAACTCGTCATCATCGAAGCACTTGGAAGGCTGTTCATTCAACATAAACCAGAATTGTTTAATGCTCGAACACAGAAACTCATAATGTCTATGTATTGTGTTGAACTATAATCTTTAGAGGATAAAATAGAGGTTCTAAAACAACTGACTCACCAGCCATCTCTTTGCTTTGCCATCCCATATCTCACCACTATTAGGGTACACAACAATTGCCTTACTGGTTAACTGTAGAAACATGTGTGTTAGATAACTAATCACAAGATCACTTGGTCGTTAGTCAAGTTATTAGGTAAACCAAGAAATTACCTGCTTCAATTTGCAGATGAGACTTTCAATCAACTGAGGAGGTGCACAATTTATCC belongs to Rosa chinensis cultivar Old Blush chromosome 4, RchiOBHm-V2, whole genome shotgun sequence and includes:
- the LOC112197483 gene encoding protein FLX-like 3 isoform X1 produces the protein MAGRNRMPRHADGFRGYRDDPRPVMHRGPQPFSIHPAALEEELAMQHREMQRIIAENRLVIDDNTLLQRELTDAKDEIHRLGQVIPKLRAEKEAETRELIERGLKLEADLRAVEPVGAEVLQLRAEIQKLNALRQELSTQVQGLTQDVTRLQAENQQLVAMRADIDGMQKELVETRRAYEYERKANEEQVEQKQAMEKNLISMAREIEQLRAEQMNAGRRARGLGGGGYGMMSGGPEMRYSGGSYGNVYRNGWGPYDRPGPRR
- the LOC112197483 gene encoding uncharacterized protein LOC112197483 isoform X2, which translates into the protein MESQKSQLEKQLAATTPSSPAAATPTSCRKKKNEQANFLEDVKDHIDEFINASMDEHASCFKKTINKMFKMSKIVAEKNAADTKEVESSLPLQTTVVD